Proteins encoded in a region of the Gopherus flavomarginatus isolate rGopFla2 chromosome 19, rGopFla2.mat.asm, whole genome shotgun sequence genome:
- the SEZ6 gene encoding seizure protein 6 homolog isoform X1: MGAAPGAPARGLAGCLLLLAALLQGQARDFASEEPNLVGRKAAGSSEAEGDQTVPPTPDELEGKVHFVTTAPTLTLLNHHPLLEEFLHEALAKKDYLRQVPFLTWSLGGPGPVLPNVPGRITQTPRANLPDQDDLPVFSDLTTSLTVPATPPVTMTSTTALVGDKTEARDTERTPEMVKPAFTADLLTTAAGRVAPWAEPRPAGPETNSTSVPTEPPITHAPAISQATLPNPGQATTAMVTSNTPTAITPTARFVSPRTPGPALTRAKEPRPEAATTATVSGDDEETTTTTIITTTTITTVQVPAPCSWNLTGPEGSLESPEPVSSPYDSLDCTYTISGYPGYGVEIKVLNISLSEGETVAMETFGGAEPVVLANESFLMRGQVIRSPTNRVSVQFRSPQPASPGTFRFRFQAYLLSCNFPSRPAYGDVSVTSLHPGGSAHFYCATGYQLQGLPALTCLNATRPFWSGREPVCVAACGGVIRNATIGRIISPGFPGNYSNNLTCHWLLEAPEGQRLHLHFEKVSLAEDDDRLIIRNGKDIEAPPVYDSYEVEYLPIEGLLSTARHFFLELTTDSSGASTGVALRYEAFERGHCYKPFVKYGNFTTSDATYAVGTTVEFSCDPGYTLEQGSIIIECVDPSDPQWNETEPACRAVCSGEITDSAGVVLSPNWPEAYGKGQDCIWGLHVEEDKRIMLDVQVLHIGKGDVLTFYDGDDLTARILGQYTGAHRHFKLYTAMADVTIQFQSDPGSAVFGYQQGFVIHFFEVPRNDTCPELPEIPNGWKTTSHPELIHGTMVNYHCYPGFELVGTDLLMCHWDLTWSGDLPTCERVTSCKDPGDVDHSRRIISSSKFPVGSTVQFVCDKGYVLTGGSLLTCRDRQAGGPKWSDRLPKCTPEVYEPCHNPGAPEHGIQTPEKRLYQAGATLRFSCATGYVLLGEGSLRCVPGHPSQWNSSPPICKAATYDEFYSNRNLDVAKVSPSGNPQEGPNIAIAIFLPVLVVALLIGGIYLYFSKLQGKPSLQLPLSGSHPYDHITVESAFDNTAYETGSVSFPGHEGI, translated from the exons aCTTTGCCTCGGAGGAGCCGAACTTGGTGGGCCGGAAGGCAGCGGGGAGCTCTGAGGCTGAGGGGGACCAGACAGTGCCCCCCACTCCGGACGAGCTGGAGGGCAAGGTCCACTTTGTCACCACAGCCCCCACGCTGACGCTACTCAACCATCACCCTCTGCTGGAGGAGTTCCTGCACGAGGCCCTGGCGAAGAAGGACTATCTGAGGCAGGTGCCCTTCCTCACGTGGAGCCTGGGGGGGCCAGGCCCAGTCCTGCCCAACGTTCCAGGGCGGATCACCCAGACCCCCAGAGCCAACCTGCCAGACCAAGATGACCTCCCGGTGTTTTCTGACCTGACCACATCCCTCACGGTGCCAGCCACGCCCCCCGTGACCATGACCAGCACCACGGCCCTGGTGGGAGACAAGACCGAGGCCAGAGACACAGAGAGGACCCCAGAAATGGTCAAGCCAGCATTCACTGCTGACTTGCTGACCACGGCTGCAGGCCGTGTGGCACCATGGGCAGAGCCCCGGCCAGCCGGCCCAGAGACCAACTCCACCTCTGTCCCCACGGAGCCTCCCATTACCCACGCGCCTGCCATCTCCCAAGCCACCCTGCCCAACCCGGGTCAAGCCACCACCGCCATGGTGACCAGCAACACCCCGACTGCCATCACCCCCACAGCCCGGTTTGTCTCACCACGGACACCCGGCCCAGCGCTGACAAGGGCTAAGGAGCCCAGGCCAGAGGCTGCCACCACAGCCACAGTTTCTGGGGATGATGAGGAAACCACCACAACTACCATCATCACCACGACCACCATCACCACGGTGCAGGTGCCAG CTCCGTGCAGCTGGAACCTTACTGGCCCCGAGGGCTCCCTGGAGTCTCCGGAGCCGGTCAGTTCACCCTACGACAGCCTGGACTGCACCTACACCATCTCTGGGTACCCCGGCTATGGCGTGGAGATCAAG GTTCTGAACATCAGCCTGTCGGAAGGGGAGACGGTGGCCATGGAGACCTTCGGGGGCGCAGAGCCTGTCGTCCTGGCCAACGAGTCCTTCCTCATGAGGGGCCAAGTGATCCGCAGCCCGACCAACCGGGTCAGCGTGCAGTTCCGAAGcccccagcctgccagccccggcaCCTTCCGCTTCCGTTTCCAAG cctatCTGCTGAGCTGCAACTTCCCCTCCCGACCAGCCTACGGCGACGTCTCCGTCACCAGCCTGCACCCTGGGGGCAGCGCCCACTTCTACTGCGCCACAGGGTACCAGCTGCAGGGCCTGCCTGCGCTCACCTGCCTCAATGCCACCCGGCCCTTCTGGAGCGGCCGGGAGCCCGTCTGTGTGG CGGCCTGCGGGGGAGTGATCCGAAATGCCACCATCGGACGCATCATCTCACCTGGCTTCCCGGGCAACTACAGCAACAACCTGACTTGCCACTGGCTGCTGGAGGCCCCTGAGGGCCAGCGCTTGCACCTGCACTTCGAGAAGGTCTCGCTGGCTGAGGATGACGACAG GCTCATCATCCGGAACGGGAAGGACATTGAGGCACCGCCGGTGTACGACTCATACGAGGTGGAGTACCTGCCCATCGAGGGTCTGCTCAGCACCGCCCGCCACTTCTTCCTCGAGCTCACCACTGACAGCAGTGGCGCCTCCACCGGCGTGGCGCTTCGCTACGAAG ccttcgAGCGGGGGCACTGCTACAAGCCCTTCGTCAAGTACGGGAACTTCACCACCAGCGACGCCACCTATGCCGTGGGCACCACCGTGGAGTTCAGCTGTGACCCTGGCTACACCCTGGAGCAGGGCTCCATCATCATTGAGTGCGTGGACCCTAGCGACCCCCAGTGGAACGAGACGGAGCCAGCATGCCGAG CCGTGTGCAGCGGGGAGATCACAGACTCGGCGGGCGTGGTGCTGTCCCCCAACTGGCCGGAGGCCTATGGCAAGGGCCAGGACTGCATCTGGGGCCTGCACGTGGAGGAGGACAAGCGCATCATGCTGGACGTCCAAGT gcTGCACATCGGGAAGGGCGACGTCCTCACGTTCTACGACGGGGATGACCTGACAGCCCGGATCCTGGGCCAGTACACGGGCGCCCACCGCCACTTCAAGCTCTACACAGCCATGGCCGACGTCACCATCCAGTTCCAGTCGGACCCCGGCAGCGCTGTCTTCGGCTACCAGCAGGGCTTCGTCATCCACTTCTTCG AGGTTCCACGCAATGACACATGCCCCGAGCTGCCCGAGATCCCCAACGGCTGGAAGACCACGTCCCACCCCGAGCTGATCCACGGCACCATGGTGAACTACCACTGCTACCCTGGCTTCGAGCTCGTGGGCACGGACCTACTGATGTGCCACTGGGACCTGACCTGGAGCGGGGACCTGCCCACCTGTGAGAGAG TGACCTCCTGCAAGGACCCCGGGGACGTGGACCACAGCCGCAGGATCATCTCCAGCTCCAAGTTCCCCGTGGGCTCCACCGTGCAGTTCGTCTGCGACAAGGGCTACGTCCTGACGGGGGGCAGCCTGCTGACCTGCCGGGACCGACAGGCCGGGGGCCCCAAGTGGAGCGACCGCCTCCCCAAGTGCACCC CAGAAGTATATGAGCCTTGCCACAACCCAGGCGCCCCAGAGCATGGCATCCAGACCCCGGAGAAGAGGCTGTACCAGGCGGGGGCCACCCTGCGCTTCTCATGTGCCACAGGCTATGTgctactgggggaggggagcctccGCTGTGTGCCCGGCCACCCCTCGCAGTGGAACAGCTCTCCTCCCATCTGCAAGGCCG CCACTTACGATGAATTTTACAGCAACCGCAACCTGGACG TCGCAAAGGTCTCACCCTCGGGGAACCCGCAGGAGGGCCCCAACATCGCCATTGCCATCTTCCTGCCAGTGCTGGTCGTGGCGCTGCTCATTGGAGGCATTTACCTCTACTTCTCCAA GCTCCAGGGGAAACCGTCCCTGCAACTGCCCCTGTCTGGTTCTCACCCCTACGATCACATCACTGTGGAATCAGCCTTTGACAACACCGCCTACGAGACAGGA
- the SEZ6 gene encoding seizure protein 6 homolog isoform X2: MGAAPGAPARGLAGCLLLLAALLQGQARDFASEEPNLVGRKAAGSSEAEGDQTVPPTPDELEGKVHFVTTAPTLTLLNHHPLLEEFLHEALAKKDYLRQVPFLTWSLGGPGPVLPNVPGRITQTPRANLPDQDDLPVFSDLTTSLTVPATPPVTMTSTTALVGDKTEARDTERTPEMVKPAFTADLLTTAAGRVAPWAEPRPAGPETNSTSVPTEPPITHAPAISQATLPNPGQATTAMVTSNTPTAITPTARFVSPRTPGPALTRAKEPRPEAATTATVSGDDEETTTTTIITTTTITTVQVPAPCSWNLTGPEGSLESPEPVSSPYDSLDCTYTISGYPGYGVEIKVLNISLSEGETVAMETFGGAEPVVLANESFLMRGQVIRSPTNRVSVQFRSPQPASPGTFRFRFQAYLLSCNFPSRPAYGDVSVTSLHPGGSAHFYCATGYQLQGLPALTCLNATRPFWSGREPVCVAACGGVIRNATIGRIISPGFPGNYSNNLTCHWLLEAPEGQRLHLHFEKVSLAEDDDRLIIRNGKDIEAPPVYDSYEVEYLPIEGLLSTARHFFLELTTDSSGASTGVALRYEAFERGHCYKPFVKYGNFTTSDATYAVGTTVEFSCDPGYTLEQGSIIIECVDPSDPQWNETEPACRAVCSGEITDSAGVVLSPNWPEAYGKGQDCIWGLHVEEDKRIMLDVQVLHIGKGDVLTFYDGDDLTARILGQYTGAHRHFKLYTAMADVTIQFQSDPGSAVFGYQQGFVIHFFEVPRNDTCPELPEIPNGWKTTSHPELIHGTMVNYHCYPGFELVGTDLLMCHWDLTWSGDLPTCERVTSCKDPGDVDHSRRIISSSKFPVGSTVQFVCDKGYVLTGGSLLTCRDRQAGGPKWSDRLPKCTPEVYEPCHNPGAPEHGIQTPEKRLYQAGATLRFSCATGYVLLGEGSLRCVPGHPSQWNSSPPICKAATYDEFYSNRNLDVAKVSPSGNPQEGPNIAIAIFLPVLVVALLIGGIYLYFSKLQGKPSLQLPLSGSHPYDHITVESAFDNTAYETGDTREYEVSI; this comes from the exons aCTTTGCCTCGGAGGAGCCGAACTTGGTGGGCCGGAAGGCAGCGGGGAGCTCTGAGGCTGAGGGGGACCAGACAGTGCCCCCCACTCCGGACGAGCTGGAGGGCAAGGTCCACTTTGTCACCACAGCCCCCACGCTGACGCTACTCAACCATCACCCTCTGCTGGAGGAGTTCCTGCACGAGGCCCTGGCGAAGAAGGACTATCTGAGGCAGGTGCCCTTCCTCACGTGGAGCCTGGGGGGGCCAGGCCCAGTCCTGCCCAACGTTCCAGGGCGGATCACCCAGACCCCCAGAGCCAACCTGCCAGACCAAGATGACCTCCCGGTGTTTTCTGACCTGACCACATCCCTCACGGTGCCAGCCACGCCCCCCGTGACCATGACCAGCACCACGGCCCTGGTGGGAGACAAGACCGAGGCCAGAGACACAGAGAGGACCCCAGAAATGGTCAAGCCAGCATTCACTGCTGACTTGCTGACCACGGCTGCAGGCCGTGTGGCACCATGGGCAGAGCCCCGGCCAGCCGGCCCAGAGACCAACTCCACCTCTGTCCCCACGGAGCCTCCCATTACCCACGCGCCTGCCATCTCCCAAGCCACCCTGCCCAACCCGGGTCAAGCCACCACCGCCATGGTGACCAGCAACACCCCGACTGCCATCACCCCCACAGCCCGGTTTGTCTCACCACGGACACCCGGCCCAGCGCTGACAAGGGCTAAGGAGCCCAGGCCAGAGGCTGCCACCACAGCCACAGTTTCTGGGGATGATGAGGAAACCACCACAACTACCATCATCACCACGACCACCATCACCACGGTGCAGGTGCCAG CTCCGTGCAGCTGGAACCTTACTGGCCCCGAGGGCTCCCTGGAGTCTCCGGAGCCGGTCAGTTCACCCTACGACAGCCTGGACTGCACCTACACCATCTCTGGGTACCCCGGCTATGGCGTGGAGATCAAG GTTCTGAACATCAGCCTGTCGGAAGGGGAGACGGTGGCCATGGAGACCTTCGGGGGCGCAGAGCCTGTCGTCCTGGCCAACGAGTCCTTCCTCATGAGGGGCCAAGTGATCCGCAGCCCGACCAACCGGGTCAGCGTGCAGTTCCGAAGcccccagcctgccagccccggcaCCTTCCGCTTCCGTTTCCAAG cctatCTGCTGAGCTGCAACTTCCCCTCCCGACCAGCCTACGGCGACGTCTCCGTCACCAGCCTGCACCCTGGGGGCAGCGCCCACTTCTACTGCGCCACAGGGTACCAGCTGCAGGGCCTGCCTGCGCTCACCTGCCTCAATGCCACCCGGCCCTTCTGGAGCGGCCGGGAGCCCGTCTGTGTGG CGGCCTGCGGGGGAGTGATCCGAAATGCCACCATCGGACGCATCATCTCACCTGGCTTCCCGGGCAACTACAGCAACAACCTGACTTGCCACTGGCTGCTGGAGGCCCCTGAGGGCCAGCGCTTGCACCTGCACTTCGAGAAGGTCTCGCTGGCTGAGGATGACGACAG GCTCATCATCCGGAACGGGAAGGACATTGAGGCACCGCCGGTGTACGACTCATACGAGGTGGAGTACCTGCCCATCGAGGGTCTGCTCAGCACCGCCCGCCACTTCTTCCTCGAGCTCACCACTGACAGCAGTGGCGCCTCCACCGGCGTGGCGCTTCGCTACGAAG ccttcgAGCGGGGGCACTGCTACAAGCCCTTCGTCAAGTACGGGAACTTCACCACCAGCGACGCCACCTATGCCGTGGGCACCACCGTGGAGTTCAGCTGTGACCCTGGCTACACCCTGGAGCAGGGCTCCATCATCATTGAGTGCGTGGACCCTAGCGACCCCCAGTGGAACGAGACGGAGCCAGCATGCCGAG CCGTGTGCAGCGGGGAGATCACAGACTCGGCGGGCGTGGTGCTGTCCCCCAACTGGCCGGAGGCCTATGGCAAGGGCCAGGACTGCATCTGGGGCCTGCACGTGGAGGAGGACAAGCGCATCATGCTGGACGTCCAAGT gcTGCACATCGGGAAGGGCGACGTCCTCACGTTCTACGACGGGGATGACCTGACAGCCCGGATCCTGGGCCAGTACACGGGCGCCCACCGCCACTTCAAGCTCTACACAGCCATGGCCGACGTCACCATCCAGTTCCAGTCGGACCCCGGCAGCGCTGTCTTCGGCTACCAGCAGGGCTTCGTCATCCACTTCTTCG AGGTTCCACGCAATGACACATGCCCCGAGCTGCCCGAGATCCCCAACGGCTGGAAGACCACGTCCCACCCCGAGCTGATCCACGGCACCATGGTGAACTACCACTGCTACCCTGGCTTCGAGCTCGTGGGCACGGACCTACTGATGTGCCACTGGGACCTGACCTGGAGCGGGGACCTGCCCACCTGTGAGAGAG TGACCTCCTGCAAGGACCCCGGGGACGTGGACCACAGCCGCAGGATCATCTCCAGCTCCAAGTTCCCCGTGGGCTCCACCGTGCAGTTCGTCTGCGACAAGGGCTACGTCCTGACGGGGGGCAGCCTGCTGACCTGCCGGGACCGACAGGCCGGGGGCCCCAAGTGGAGCGACCGCCTCCCCAAGTGCACCC CAGAAGTATATGAGCCTTGCCACAACCCAGGCGCCCCAGAGCATGGCATCCAGACCCCGGAGAAGAGGCTGTACCAGGCGGGGGCCACCCTGCGCTTCTCATGTGCCACAGGCTATGTgctactgggggaggggagcctccGCTGTGTGCCCGGCCACCCCTCGCAGTGGAACAGCTCTCCTCCCATCTGCAAGGCCG CCACTTACGATGAATTTTACAGCAACCGCAACCTGGACG TCGCAAAGGTCTCACCCTCGGGGAACCCGCAGGAGGGCCCCAACATCGCCATTGCCATCTTCCTGCCAGTGCTGGTCGTGGCGCTGCTCATTGGAGGCATTTACCTCTACTTCTCCAA GCTCCAGGGGAAACCGTCCCTGCAACTGCCCCTGTCTGGTTCTCACCCCTACGATCACATCACTGTGGAATCAGCCTTTGACAACACCGCCTACGAGACAGGA
- the SEZ6 gene encoding seizure protein 6 homolog isoform X3, with amino-acid sequence MGAAPGAPARGLAGCLLLLAALLQGQARDFASEEPNLVGRKAAGSSEAEGDQTVPPTPDELEGKVHFVTTAPTLTLLNHHPLLEEFLHEALAKKDYLRQVPFLTWSLGGPGPVLPNVPGRITQTPRANLPDQDDLPVFSDLTTSLTVPATPPVTMTSTTALVGDKTEARDTERTPEMVKPAFTADLLTTAAGRVAPWAEPRPAGPETNSTSVPTEPPITHAPAISQATLPNPGQATTAMVTSNTPTAITPTARFVSPRTPGPALTRAKEPRPEAATTATVSGDDEETTTTTIITTTTITTVQVPAPCSWNLTGPEGSLESPEPVSSPYDSLDCTYTISGYPGYGVEIKVLNISLSEGETVAMETFGGAEPVVLANESFLMRGQVIRSPTNRVSVQFRSPQPASPGTFRFRFQAYLLSCNFPSRPAYGDVSVTSLHPGGSAHFYCATGYQLQGLPALTCLNATRPFWSGREPVCVAACGGVIRNATIGRIISPGFPGNYSNNLTCHWLLEAPEGQRLHLHFEKVSLAEDDDRLIIRNGKDIEAPPVYDSYEVEYLPIEGLLSTARHFFLELTTDSSGASTGVALRYEAFERGHCYKPFVKYGNFTTSDATYAVGTTVEFSCDPGYTLEQGSIIIECVDPSDPQWNETEPACRAVCSGEITDSAGVVLSPNWPEAYGKGQDCIWGLHVEEDKRIMLDVQVLHIGKGDVLTFYDGDDLTARILGQYTGAHRHFKLYTAMADVTIQFQSDPGSAVFGYQQGFVIHFFEVPRNDTCPELPEIPNGWKTTSHPELIHGTMVNYHCYPGFELVGTDLLMCHWDLTWSGDLPTCERVTSCKDPGDVDHSRRIISSSKFPVGSTVQFVCDKGYVLTGGSLLTCRDRQAGGPKWSDRLPKCTQVYEPCHNPGAPEHGIQTPEKRLYQAGATLRFSCATGYVLLGEGSLRCVPGHPSQWNSSPPICKAATYDEFYSNRNLDVAKVSPSGNPQEGPNIAIAIFLPVLVVALLIGGIYLYFSKLQGKPSLQLPLSGSHPYDHITVESAFDNTAYETGSVSFPGHEGI; translated from the exons aCTTTGCCTCGGAGGAGCCGAACTTGGTGGGCCGGAAGGCAGCGGGGAGCTCTGAGGCTGAGGGGGACCAGACAGTGCCCCCCACTCCGGACGAGCTGGAGGGCAAGGTCCACTTTGTCACCACAGCCCCCACGCTGACGCTACTCAACCATCACCCTCTGCTGGAGGAGTTCCTGCACGAGGCCCTGGCGAAGAAGGACTATCTGAGGCAGGTGCCCTTCCTCACGTGGAGCCTGGGGGGGCCAGGCCCAGTCCTGCCCAACGTTCCAGGGCGGATCACCCAGACCCCCAGAGCCAACCTGCCAGACCAAGATGACCTCCCGGTGTTTTCTGACCTGACCACATCCCTCACGGTGCCAGCCACGCCCCCCGTGACCATGACCAGCACCACGGCCCTGGTGGGAGACAAGACCGAGGCCAGAGACACAGAGAGGACCCCAGAAATGGTCAAGCCAGCATTCACTGCTGACTTGCTGACCACGGCTGCAGGCCGTGTGGCACCATGGGCAGAGCCCCGGCCAGCCGGCCCAGAGACCAACTCCACCTCTGTCCCCACGGAGCCTCCCATTACCCACGCGCCTGCCATCTCCCAAGCCACCCTGCCCAACCCGGGTCAAGCCACCACCGCCATGGTGACCAGCAACACCCCGACTGCCATCACCCCCACAGCCCGGTTTGTCTCACCACGGACACCCGGCCCAGCGCTGACAAGGGCTAAGGAGCCCAGGCCAGAGGCTGCCACCACAGCCACAGTTTCTGGGGATGATGAGGAAACCACCACAACTACCATCATCACCACGACCACCATCACCACGGTGCAGGTGCCAG CTCCGTGCAGCTGGAACCTTACTGGCCCCGAGGGCTCCCTGGAGTCTCCGGAGCCGGTCAGTTCACCCTACGACAGCCTGGACTGCACCTACACCATCTCTGGGTACCCCGGCTATGGCGTGGAGATCAAG GTTCTGAACATCAGCCTGTCGGAAGGGGAGACGGTGGCCATGGAGACCTTCGGGGGCGCAGAGCCTGTCGTCCTGGCCAACGAGTCCTTCCTCATGAGGGGCCAAGTGATCCGCAGCCCGACCAACCGGGTCAGCGTGCAGTTCCGAAGcccccagcctgccagccccggcaCCTTCCGCTTCCGTTTCCAAG cctatCTGCTGAGCTGCAACTTCCCCTCCCGACCAGCCTACGGCGACGTCTCCGTCACCAGCCTGCACCCTGGGGGCAGCGCCCACTTCTACTGCGCCACAGGGTACCAGCTGCAGGGCCTGCCTGCGCTCACCTGCCTCAATGCCACCCGGCCCTTCTGGAGCGGCCGGGAGCCCGTCTGTGTGG CGGCCTGCGGGGGAGTGATCCGAAATGCCACCATCGGACGCATCATCTCACCTGGCTTCCCGGGCAACTACAGCAACAACCTGACTTGCCACTGGCTGCTGGAGGCCCCTGAGGGCCAGCGCTTGCACCTGCACTTCGAGAAGGTCTCGCTGGCTGAGGATGACGACAG GCTCATCATCCGGAACGGGAAGGACATTGAGGCACCGCCGGTGTACGACTCATACGAGGTGGAGTACCTGCCCATCGAGGGTCTGCTCAGCACCGCCCGCCACTTCTTCCTCGAGCTCACCACTGACAGCAGTGGCGCCTCCACCGGCGTGGCGCTTCGCTACGAAG ccttcgAGCGGGGGCACTGCTACAAGCCCTTCGTCAAGTACGGGAACTTCACCACCAGCGACGCCACCTATGCCGTGGGCACCACCGTGGAGTTCAGCTGTGACCCTGGCTACACCCTGGAGCAGGGCTCCATCATCATTGAGTGCGTGGACCCTAGCGACCCCCAGTGGAACGAGACGGAGCCAGCATGCCGAG CCGTGTGCAGCGGGGAGATCACAGACTCGGCGGGCGTGGTGCTGTCCCCCAACTGGCCGGAGGCCTATGGCAAGGGCCAGGACTGCATCTGGGGCCTGCACGTGGAGGAGGACAAGCGCATCATGCTGGACGTCCAAGT gcTGCACATCGGGAAGGGCGACGTCCTCACGTTCTACGACGGGGATGACCTGACAGCCCGGATCCTGGGCCAGTACACGGGCGCCCACCGCCACTTCAAGCTCTACACAGCCATGGCCGACGTCACCATCCAGTTCCAGTCGGACCCCGGCAGCGCTGTCTTCGGCTACCAGCAGGGCTTCGTCATCCACTTCTTCG AGGTTCCACGCAATGACACATGCCCCGAGCTGCCCGAGATCCCCAACGGCTGGAAGACCACGTCCCACCCCGAGCTGATCCACGGCACCATGGTGAACTACCACTGCTACCCTGGCTTCGAGCTCGTGGGCACGGACCTACTGATGTGCCACTGGGACCTGACCTGGAGCGGGGACCTGCCCACCTGTGAGAGAG TGACCTCCTGCAAGGACCCCGGGGACGTGGACCACAGCCGCAGGATCATCTCCAGCTCCAAGTTCCCCGTGGGCTCCACCGTGCAGTTCGTCTGCGACAAGGGCTACGTCCTGACGGGGGGCAGCCTGCTGACCTGCCGGGACCGACAGGCCGGGGGCCCCAAGTGGAGCGACCGCCTCCCCAAGTGCACCC AAGTATATGAGCCTTGCCACAACCCAGGCGCCCCAGAGCATGGCATCCAGACCCCGGAGAAGAGGCTGTACCAGGCGGGGGCCACCCTGCGCTTCTCATGTGCCACAGGCTATGTgctactgggggaggggagcctccGCTGTGTGCCCGGCCACCCCTCGCAGTGGAACAGCTCTCCTCCCATCTGCAAGGCCG CCACTTACGATGAATTTTACAGCAACCGCAACCTGGACG TCGCAAAGGTCTCACCCTCGGGGAACCCGCAGGAGGGCCCCAACATCGCCATTGCCATCTTCCTGCCAGTGCTGGTCGTGGCGCTGCTCATTGGAGGCATTTACCTCTACTTCTCCAA GCTCCAGGGGAAACCGTCCCTGCAACTGCCCCTGTCTGGTTCTCACCCCTACGATCACATCACTGTGGAATCAGCCTTTGACAACACCGCCTACGAGACAGGA